A genomic region of Nicotiana sylvestris cultivar TW 137 mitochondrion, complete genome contains the following coding sequences:
- the nad4 gene encoding NADH dehydrogenase subunit 4, with protein sequence MLEHFCECYSDLSGLILCPVLGSITPLFIPNSRIRPIRLIGLCASLITFLYPPVLRIQFDPSTAKSQFVESLRWLPYENINFYLGIDGISLFFVILTTFLIPICILVGWSGMRSYGKEYITAFLIREFIMIAVFCMLDLLLFYVLPESVLIPMFIIIGVWGSRQRKIKAAYQLFLYTLLGSVFMLLAILLILLQTGTTDLQISLTTEFSERRQIFLWIASFASFAVKVPMVPVHIWLPEAHVEAPTAGSVILAGIALKLGTYGFLRFSIPMFPEATLCSTPFIYTLSAIAIIYTSSTTLRQIDLKKIIAYSSVAHMNLVTIGMFSPNIQGIGGSILPMSSHGLVSSALFLCVGVLYDRHKTRLVRYYGGSVSTMPNLSTIFFSSTLANMSSPGTSSFIGEFLILVGAFQRNSLVATLAALGMILGAAYSLWLYNRAVSGNLKPDFLHKFSDPNGREVSIFIPFLVGVVRMGVHPKVFPDRMHTSVSNLVQHGKFH encoded by the exons ATGTTAGAACATTTCTGTGAATGCTATTCTGATCTAAGTGGTCTTATTCTTTGTCCCGTGCTAGGAAGCATTACTCCTCTTTTCATTCCAAATTCAAGAATACGACCGATACGATTAATTGGTCTGTGCGCCTCTCTTATTACTTTTTTGTATCCCCCTGTTCTTCGGATACAATTCGATCCTTCTACGGCCAAATCTCAATTTGTGGAAAGCCTTCGATGGCTTCCTTATGAAAACATAAATTTTTATTTGGGTATAGACGGTATCTCTTTATTCTTCGTGATATTGACCACATTTCTGATCCCTATTTGCATTTTAGTGGGTTGGTCTGGTATGAGAAGTTATGGGAAAGAGTATATTACAGCATTTCTAATTCGTGAATTTATAATGATCGCCGTGTTCTGCATGCTGGATCTTCTACTATTCTATGTTCTTCCCGAAAGTGTGCTAATCCCTATGTT CATTATTATAGGGGTATGGGGTTCGAGACAAAGAAAGATCAAGGCAGCATATCAGTTGTTCCTTTATACTTTACTTGGATCTGTTTTTATGCTATTAGCTATTCTGTTGATTCTTCTCCAAACAGGAACAACCGATTTACAAATCTCATTAACCACAGAATTTAGTGAGCGGCGCCAAATCTTTCTATGGATTGCTTCTTTCGCCTCTTTCGCCGTCAAAGTGCCTATGGTACCAGTTCATATTTGGTTACCCGAAGCTCATGTAGAGGCACCTACGGCAGGATCCGTCATCTTGGCAGGAATTGCTTTAAAATTGGGAACCTACGGGTTTTTAAGATTTTCAATACCCATGTTTCCCGAAGCGACACTTTGTTCCACTCCTTTCATTTATACTTTAAGCGCGATTGCTATAATATATACTTCCTCGACCACTTTAAGGCAGATCGATCTTAAGAAGATCATTGCTTACTCCTCAGTAGCTCATATGAATCTGGTGACTATTGGTATGTTTAGTC CGAACATACAGGGAATTGGAGGTAGCATTCTACCGATGTCAAGTCATGGACTGGTTTCTTCAGCCCTTTTTCTATGTGTTGGTGTTCTATATGACCGACATAAGACTCGACTTGTTAGATATTACGGAGGTTCAGTGAGCACCATGCCGAATCTCTCTACCATTTTCTTCTCTTCCACTTTGGCCAATATGAGTTCACCTGGTACTAGCAGCTTTATCGGGGAATTTCTCATCTTAGTAGGAGCTTTCCAAAGAAATAGCTTAGTAGCCACATTAGCAGCGCTTGGGATGATTTTAGGCGCGGCCTATTCCCTTTGGCTATATAATCGTGCGGTTTCTGGGAATTTAAAACCCGATTTCCTCCATAAATTCTCCGATCCAAATGGCAGAGAAGTTTCCATATTTATACCTTTTCTTGTTGGAG TTGTTCGGATGGGTGTTCACCCCAAAGTGTTCCCGGACCGCATGCATACATCCGTAAGTAACTTAGTGCAACATGGAAAATTTCATTGA